The following coding sequences lie in one Alicyclobacillus curvatus genomic window:
- the queA gene encoding tRNA preQ1(34) S-adenosylmethionine ribosyltransferase-isomerase QueA has translation MVADFDYELPPELIAQHPLLDRDASRLLVADPNQQTMTHRSFRDIGEFLRPGDVLVFNNSKVLPARLYGYKQDTGANVEFLLTKRLGPYDWEAMAKPAKRLKVGSVVLFPDNTGMSGSDGKSSDVPDPRGGSSGLSRSVASATGAPVPADNTSTGTVGKAIVTGVGDDGLRTVHFEIETSMEEFLHRIGQMPLPPYIHEPLKEADRYQTVYAKPEGSVAAPTAGLHFTEPLLAKLREAGVELYFVTLHVGIGTFRPVTAQRVEDHHMHAETYLVEPDVADAINKAKAEGRRVIAVGTTALRTLESAHQNGVLMAGTGDTDIFIYPGYRFQVIDALLTNFHLPKSTLLMLVSALMGTEFTRRVYAEAVRQRYRFFSFGDAMFITGRRDVPDDTTDSI, from the coding sequence TTGGTCGCCGATTTTGATTACGAACTGCCGCCCGAGCTCATCGCACAGCACCCGCTGCTAGACCGCGACGCTTCAAGGCTGCTCGTTGCAGACCCGAATCAGCAAACCATGACGCATCGTTCGTTTCGGGATATTGGGGAGTTTCTGAGGCCCGGAGACGTGCTTGTCTTCAACAACTCAAAGGTCTTGCCTGCCCGCCTTTATGGATACAAGCAGGATACAGGAGCCAACGTCGAGTTTTTGTTGACAAAGCGCCTTGGCCCGTATGACTGGGAAGCGATGGCGAAACCTGCCAAGCGTCTCAAAGTGGGAAGTGTCGTCTTGTTCCCCGATAATACAGGCATGTCAGGGTCTGACGGGAAGTCGTCCGACGTACCAGACCCGAGAGGGGGCTCATCTGGCCTGTCTCGGTCTGTCGCGAGCGCTACGGGCGCACCAGTACCTGCTGACAACACATCCACCGGGACTGTTGGTAAGGCGATTGTCACGGGTGTCGGGGATGATGGGCTACGAACCGTGCATTTTGAAATTGAGACGTCCATGGAGGAATTCTTACATCGCATCGGACAGATGCCGTTGCCTCCGTACATACATGAGCCGCTTAAGGAAGCGGATAGATATCAAACGGTGTATGCCAAGCCTGAGGGTTCTGTAGCTGCTCCAACAGCAGGCCTCCATTTTACCGAACCTTTGCTTGCGAAGCTCCGTGAAGCTGGCGTAGAGTTATACTTCGTCACGCTTCACGTCGGTATTGGGACGTTTCGTCCGGTGACGGCCCAGCGGGTGGAAGACCATCACATGCATGCCGAGACGTATCTCGTTGAACCGGATGTGGCGGATGCGATTAACAAGGCGAAAGCAGAAGGGCGTCGTGTGATTGCTGTCGGGACGACCGCGCTGCGCACGCTGGAGAGTGCCCACCAAAACGGAGTCCTGATGGCCGGAACGGGAGATACCGACATTTTTATTTATCCTGGCTACCGATTTCAGGTGATTGACGCGTTGCTTACGAACTTTCATCTGCCCAAATCGACTTTGCTGATGTTAGTGAGCGCGCTGATGGGTACGGAGTTTACACGCCGCGTCTATGCAGAGGCGGTCCGACAGCGTTACCGGTTCTTCAGTTTTGGCGATGCGATGTTCATAACGGGGAGGAGGGACGTGCCAGATGACACAACCGATTCAATTTGA
- the secF gene encoding protein translocase subunit SecF has protein sequence MRQWFDIIKYRRWFFLLSGTITVLGILAFAFFGFNLGTDFKAGSRVQMDLGQPVTISQVEQMFTQNGFPIGQNAVTLGSSTAGSPNNTAVVRFGSRLTPAQVATIDQLEKKYFPKSQGNTTQMVDPIVATQTSHKAVYAVLLASLFIVIYVSIRFEYRFAIAAIIALLHDAFIVMSVFALLRREVDLTFVAAILTIVGYSINDTIVIFDRIRENQRIAKPRTFDELERLVNKSLWQTMTRSINTVLTVLIAALLLYFFGGQSIRTFTFALIIGLVSGAYSSIFIASPIWVVWKAREFKKKPKNSVTEIV, from the coding sequence ATGAGGCAGTGGTTTGATATCATCAAATACCGCCGCTGGTTCTTCCTGCTCTCCGGGACCATCACTGTTCTCGGCATTCTGGCCTTTGCGTTTTTCGGGTTTAACCTGGGGACAGACTTCAAGGCTGGCAGTCGTGTGCAGATGGATTTGGGGCAGCCTGTCACCATCAGTCAAGTGGAACAGATGTTCACGCAAAACGGATTTCCGATTGGACAGAATGCGGTTACACTGGGGAGTTCTACAGCGGGATCGCCAAATAACACCGCTGTCGTGCGTTTTGGCAGCCGATTAACACCGGCTCAAGTGGCCACCATCGACCAGCTCGAGAAGAAGTACTTCCCGAAGTCTCAGGGCAATACAACGCAGATGGTCGATCCGATTGTGGCAACCCAAACCTCGCACAAGGCCGTGTATGCGGTGTTGCTCGCGTCGTTGTTCATTGTCATCTACGTGTCGATTCGATTCGAATACCGGTTCGCTATCGCTGCAATTATCGCCTTGCTGCATGACGCGTTTATCGTAATGTCGGTGTTTGCGCTGCTGCGCCGTGAGGTTGACCTGACGTTTGTGGCGGCCATTCTGACCATCGTCGGTTACTCGATTAACGATACGATTGTTATTTTTGACCGTATCCGGGAAAACCAGCGAATTGCCAAGCCACGCACGTTCGACGAACTGGAACGACTCGTGAACAAGAGCCTGTGGCAGACAATGACGCGCTCTATCAACACCGTCCTAACGGTGTTAATTGCGGCACTGCTCCTCTATTTCTTTGGCGGCCAGTCGATTCGAACGTTCACGTTTGCCCTTATCATTGGCCTTGTCAGCGGGGCATACAGCTCCATCTTCATTGCAAGCCCGATTTGGGTCGTTTGGAAGGCACGTGAATTCAAGAAAAAGCCGAAGAACTCTGTTACGGAAATCGTCTGA
- the spoVB gene encoding stage V sporulation protein B has protein sequence MPQRSFFHGAMVLIAASLVTRIMGFAYRIVLTRMIGAAGIGLFQMVFSVLSLILTFVTAGLPVAISKLVAEAIVQNDRVRVERILRVSVTVILSMAGIFTVLMWFGRHLIFHYWLTDPRAYPTYICMIPIVAVIAVSSIYRGYFQGLQDMSPPAWAAILEQTVRIASVWVLAAYFIHYSIAYAAAAAMVGMVFGELAGLLFLVVQQRYRGRLAVVLAGAPARSLESVRQTLHSIVEIAAPVTLNRLIGSLIFAIEPVLVTRSLLKAGIGTDAATALYGQYGGMAIPLLVFPTVFTSSLAVNLVPAVSEAIADDKRSRVDSRLNQTFIATALVGLPASVVLTVFAEPLCRIIFGESSVGPILAAMAPAGFLLYLQGPLTGVLQGLNRAGMVTLNSSIGGVLRLLFVAVLASRPHLGILGVAYALTISVSITTGLHIWTTYRMIGFPVNLADVGKILVATTVVLAVLTILIPHPTTVTAGPLTAAIFGGVMVYFALLCAFGVLTVARVSRLPRIGSPLARVVSWMPFAH, from the coding sequence ATGCCGCAAAGATCCTTTTTCCATGGCGCAATGGTCTTGATTGCCGCCAGCCTTGTGACGCGCATTATGGGATTTGCATACCGCATTGTACTTACGCGCATGATTGGTGCCGCTGGAATTGGGTTGTTCCAAATGGTCTTTTCCGTCCTGAGCCTGATTCTGACGTTCGTTACCGCAGGACTGCCCGTGGCCATTTCAAAGCTTGTGGCAGAAGCCATCGTGCAGAACGACAGGGTACGGGTGGAACGCATCCTACGTGTCAGCGTCACGGTAATCTTATCGATGGCTGGAATATTCACAGTCCTGATGTGGTTCGGTCGACATCTCATCTTTCACTACTGGTTAACAGACCCTCGTGCCTATCCAACGTATATTTGCATGATCCCGATTGTCGCCGTAATTGCCGTCTCGAGTATCTACCGGGGATATTTTCAGGGCCTGCAGGACATGTCTCCGCCTGCCTGGGCTGCCATCTTAGAACAAACCGTGCGAATTGCCAGTGTCTGGGTCCTTGCTGCCTACTTTATTCACTACAGCATTGCGTATGCTGCGGCAGCTGCGATGGTCGGTATGGTGTTCGGGGAACTCGCGGGTCTTCTGTTTCTGGTCGTCCAACAACGATATCGCGGACGACTTGCGGTTGTCCTCGCCGGCGCACCTGCACGCAGTCTCGAATCTGTGCGCCAAACCCTACATTCGATTGTCGAAATTGCGGCACCTGTCACGCTCAACCGCCTCATCGGATCGCTCATCTTTGCCATCGAACCGGTTCTCGTGACGCGGTCTCTACTCAAAGCTGGAATCGGCACGGATGCAGCAACGGCCCTCTATGGACAATATGGTGGCATGGCAATCCCCTTGCTCGTGTTTCCGACCGTGTTTACGTCTTCGCTGGCGGTGAACCTGGTTCCGGCGGTCTCTGAGGCCATAGCAGACGACAAACGCAGCCGTGTGGATTCTCGTCTCAACCAAACGTTTATCGCCACCGCACTCGTGGGGTTGCCAGCGTCTGTCGTCCTGACCGTGTTTGCCGAACCACTCTGTCGTATTATTTTCGGTGAGTCCAGTGTCGGTCCCATCTTGGCAGCGATGGCGCCAGCTGGATTCCTCCTTTACCTCCAGGGTCCGTTAACTGGGGTCCTGCAAGGACTCAACCGTGCCGGCATGGTCACACTGAACTCATCCATTGGAGGCGTTTTGCGGCTCTTGTTCGTGGCTGTGCTCGCGTCTCGTCCGCATCTTGGGATTCTCGGCGTGGCGTATGCACTCACAATTTCCGTCTCCATTACGACCGGACTCCACATCTGGACCACATACCGCATGATTGGCTTTCCTGTGAACCTTGCCGACGTCGGTAAAATCCTTGTGGCCACAACCGTGGTTCTTGCCGTATTGACGATTCTCATCCCACATCCGACGACGGTCACGGCAGGACCTTTGACCGCTGCGATTTTCGGAGGAGTGATGGTGTATTTCGCCTTGCTCTGTGCCTTCGGTGTTCTCACTGTCGCGCGGGTGTCACGACTACCAAGAATCGGCTCACCGCTCGCTCGAGTGGTCAGTTGGATGCCCTTTGCGCACTAA
- the yajC gene encoding preprotein translocase subunit YajC, translating to MGNIVLIVVVLAVFYALMILPQRRQAKQRTAMMNQLSPGAKVVTTSGIYGDVVEITGDRVYVNIAPDVEVELDPRAILRVVQPANFTPAEVEEAPASSAVDESDDAAKDGNLS from the coding sequence TTGGGTAATATAGTACTGATTGTCGTGGTTTTGGCCGTTTTTTACGCGTTGATGATTCTTCCGCAGCGCCGACAGGCCAAACAGCGAACTGCAATGATGAATCAACTCAGTCCCGGCGCCAAAGTTGTGACGACATCGGGCATCTATGGTGATGTCGTTGAGATAACCGGCGACCGGGTTTACGTGAATATCGCACCTGATGTCGAAGTGGAGCTCGACCCGCGGGCGATTTTGCGTGTGGTGCAGCCTGCAAACTTTACGCCTGCAGAGGTTGAGGAAGCTCCCGCATCATCCGCAGTGGATGAGTCCGACGACGCTGCAAAGGATGGAAATCTCTCCTGA
- a CDS encoding DUF421 domain-containing protein, producing the protein MIALRLMGKREIGQLSVFDFVVSMMIAELSTLPMEDTRIPLYVSLISIGILVLLQVGVAILQIKNHRFRHWVEGEPAVLIEHGQIRDGQMRKMRYSMSDLLLQLREKGIATVADVEFAILENSGKLSVLPKAEKRPLSAADLGQPVAEEQPPLPLIIDGDPVPSTLQTIKKDETWLCEEMQRRGYLSLDEVFYAAVDMDGKIFIDARDTPPGESKKSEPLN; encoded by the coding sequence ATGATTGCGCTTCGGCTCATGGGTAAGCGAGAAATTGGACAACTGTCGGTGTTTGATTTTGTTGTCTCCATGATGATTGCAGAACTGTCGACACTTCCCATGGAGGACACGCGGATTCCTCTCTATGTGTCGCTTATCTCCATCGGAATTCTCGTTTTGTTGCAGGTCGGAGTCGCAATTTTGCAAATCAAGAACCATCGCTTTCGCCACTGGGTGGAGGGCGAACCAGCCGTCCTCATTGAGCATGGGCAGATTCGCGATGGTCAGATGCGGAAAATGCGGTACTCGATGAGTGATCTTTTGTTACAACTGCGGGAAAAAGGCATCGCAACCGTGGCGGATGTCGAGTTTGCCATCCTCGAAAACTCAGGGAAGCTCAGTGTACTGCCAAAGGCGGAGAAGCGTCCGCTGTCGGCGGCGGACCTAGGCCAGCCTGTTGCAGAAGAGCAGCCGCCCCTGCCGCTCATTATCGACGGTGACCCGGTACCGTCGACATTACAGACCATCAAGAAGGATGAGACTTGGTTGTGTGAGGAGATGCAGAGGCGCGGGTACCTGAGTTTAGATGAGGTGTTTTATGCCGCCGTCGACATGGATGGAAAGATATTCATTGACGCGCGCGACACTCCGCCAGGGGAGTCGAAAAAGAGCGAGCCACTGAACTAG
- a CDS encoding TIGR04086 family membrane protein produces MSVVRRVPVLYGLTYALFWAVIGAVIITLWAHFGSMTNRGVMIGAYIVHCLAVLFGAIAGSRAASERGWYYGGMTGLIYALIMVGLSLLVYSSFSFDAQGLFRVLIMALIGAFGGILGAATRGD; encoded by the coding sequence ATGTCTGTTGTACGCAGGGTACCCGTTCTCTACGGACTGACCTATGCTCTGTTCTGGGCAGTAATCGGTGCTGTCATCATTACACTGTGGGCCCACTTTGGCAGCATGACAAACCGCGGTGTAATGATAGGAGCCTATATCGTTCACTGCCTGGCTGTCCTCTTTGGCGCTATTGCTGGCAGCCGCGCCGCATCAGAGCGAGGGTGGTATTATGGCGGCATGACCGGACTCATCTATGCCCTCATTATGGTCGGCCTAAGTCTCTTGGTGTACAGTTCCTTCTCCTTTGACGCACAGGGGTTGTTCAGAGTCCTCATCATGGCCCTTATTGGCGCGTTTGGAGGAATTCTCGGTGCCGCCACACGCGGCGACTGA
- a CDS encoding sensor domain-containing diguanylate cyclase, with protein sequence MSRLEANASVRSAGLEWSIGIVGVLVAVWKLPHLIQLPIGEIVFLLVLAVVLEAVPVPMGKAEGTLIIVVPLGVAVAYSPDAAICVLTAAELITPFVTRNRRKWSTWLFNAGQYSLSAFFMSLVYEGITGAHSWQGVLDWTLLAGVLFGGLTFMLVNHLFIISVLAVRGDFVRSDLSALISNDGLNFLASLPFALLFILATNSFRFWAPLLMVPLALVSQLLRLYRRMTVLRDIHTAVLRLTSEFDIDTICEQAATTAAKVTFADSVGVYIMTDARDTLIPSIIYPPVAAQDFDLQGIRKADGGVIWSIVESGTWGYVPHVKKDPRVRDNGMDGRKYLSMAVFPMQTRGELQGAIVLHSLRPYAFGAFAEYIQVLSGQVGVLIENAKLYQQLQEQSWHDGATGLYNYRFLYEELDRRMRQSPNSGQGFSLAVLDLDYFKKFNDTYGHLAGDAVLRSVAALLRSLAGPDAIVARYGGEEFAVVLPDGAEAAYHRIESIRLAILRHVVEFQGYRLQGITVSGGIASYPEHAADDRDLLLKADSAMYWGAKERGRNRVAMYAPEFETQLFVDKLTGLYTYHFLNIRVREEVDRGVRTWGILCIDLENFAFINSAFGFDVGDDVLREASRILSDCLRSQELACRFGGDEFLILLPGVSTHELVAISERVQRAIQSHRFDFSSKVLLSVRVRKSMDVCEDVVEPGTLFEQVGQLFSQINTQKATDLPSV encoded by the coding sequence GTGAGTCGGTTGGAAGCAAACGCATCGGTACGGTCCGCGGGTTTGGAATGGTCGATTGGCATCGTTGGCGTCCTTGTTGCCGTCTGGAAACTCCCACACTTAATACAACTCCCAATTGGGGAGATTGTGTTTCTGCTTGTGCTCGCCGTCGTCCTGGAAGCCGTTCCAGTGCCAATGGGGAAGGCCGAGGGAACACTGATTATTGTTGTGCCACTCGGTGTCGCCGTCGCCTATTCTCCGGATGCGGCCATCTGCGTACTGACAGCAGCCGAACTTATCACACCATTTGTGACAAGAAATCGCCGAAAATGGTCGACGTGGCTGTTTAATGCAGGTCAGTACAGCTTAAGTGCATTCTTCATGAGTCTCGTATATGAAGGCATCACTGGAGCTCATAGTTGGCAAGGTGTTCTCGATTGGACCTTGCTCGCTGGCGTACTGTTTGGCGGACTTACTTTCATGCTCGTCAACCACCTGTTTATCATCTCGGTGCTTGCTGTCCGCGGAGATTTTGTACGCTCGGATTTGTCAGCGCTCATCTCCAACGACGGCCTCAACTTTCTCGCCTCTCTCCCATTCGCTCTGTTGTTCATTCTGGCTACGAACTCATTTCGGTTTTGGGCGCCGCTTCTGATGGTGCCGCTCGCTCTGGTGAGCCAATTGTTGCGACTGTATCGCCGGATGACCGTGTTACGAGACATACATACTGCCGTACTTCGCCTCACGAGCGAGTTCGACATCGATACCATTTGCGAGCAAGCGGCCACAACGGCGGCGAAAGTGACATTTGCGGACTCGGTTGGCGTCTACATCATGACGGATGCAAGGGACACCTTGATTCCGAGTATCATTTATCCTCCCGTAGCCGCTCAGGATTTTGACTTGCAAGGGATTCGCAAAGCGGATGGGGGTGTCATCTGGTCGATTGTTGAGTCGGGCACCTGGGGATACGTGCCGCATGTGAAGAAGGACCCTCGTGTAAGGGATAACGGCATGGATGGACGGAAGTACCTGAGTATGGCGGTCTTTCCAATGCAAACGAGGGGAGAGCTACAGGGAGCCATCGTGTTGCACTCTCTGCGCCCCTACGCGTTTGGGGCATTCGCTGAGTACATTCAGGTCCTCTCTGGTCAAGTTGGCGTGTTGATAGAGAACGCCAAGCTTTATCAGCAACTGCAAGAGCAGTCGTGGCATGATGGGGCGACTGGACTCTACAACTACCGTTTTTTGTACGAGGAACTCGACCGTCGAATGCGGCAGTCACCAAACTCTGGCCAAGGGTTTTCTTTGGCTGTTCTCGATTTAGATTATTTCAAGAAGTTTAATGATACCTATGGCCACCTCGCAGGGGACGCCGTGCTGCGCTCAGTCGCAGCGCTGCTCCGCTCACTCGCGGGGCCGGACGCCATTGTGGCGCGCTACGGTGGAGAGGAGTTTGCGGTCGTCTTGCCAGATGGTGCGGAAGCTGCATACCATCGAATCGAATCGATTCGGCTCGCCATCTTGCGACACGTCGTTGAATTTCAAGGGTACCGTCTCCAAGGCATCACCGTTAGTGGTGGCATTGCAAGTTATCCAGAGCATGCTGCGGACGACCGTGACTTGCTGCTGAAGGCTGACTCGGCGATGTACTGGGGAGCGAAAGAACGGGGCCGTAATCGCGTGGCCATGTATGCGCCAGAGTTTGAAACCCAACTGTTTGTCGACAAGTTGACTGGCTTATACACCTATCACTTCCTAAACATTCGCGTGCGTGAAGAGGTAGATAGAGGTGTACGCACCTGGGGTATTCTTTGCATTGATTTGGAGAACTTTGCTTTTATCAATTCAGCGTTTGGTTTCGACGTCGGTGACGACGTGTTGCGGGAGGCAAGTCGAATCCTCAGCGATTGCCTTCGGTCGCAAGAACTGGCTTGTCGCTTTGGTGGCGATGAGTTCCTCATTCTGTTACCTGGCGTTTCGACGCATGAACTCGTCGCCATCTCCGAACGCGTGCAACGGGCCATTCAGAGTCACCGTTTTGACTTCTCATCTAAGGTCCTTTTGTCTGTGCGTGTGCGCAAGAGCATGGATGTTTGCGAAGACGTGGTGGAGCCTGGCACTTTATTTGAACAGGTTGGCCAGTTGTTTTCCCAAATCAACACGCAAAAGGCGACAGATCTGCCCTCCGTCTAG
- the tgt gene encoding tRNA guanosine(34) transglycosylase Tgt: MTQPIQFELLSRDEHSLARRGRLKTPHGVIETPVFMPVGTQATVKTMAPWELAEMGAGIILSNTYHLHLRPGEELIDRAGGLHGFMNWGGAVLTDSGGFQVFSLADLRKITDEGVSFRSHLDGSSHSFTPESVMAIENALGADIIMAFDECPPYPATREYVETSLRRTLDWAKRCKTSHRRPDEQGLFGIVQGGEFLDLRKEAALRLVDLDFPGYAIGGLSVGEPKPLMYDILAYTTPWLPVDKPRYLMGVGSPDDLFEGVERGVDMFDCVLPTRIARNGTVLTSEGKRVMKNAQYSDDFLPLDPNCDCRVCKTFSRAYIRHLIKADEVLGIRLTSYHNVYFMLDLMKKIRQSIEEKRFLAYKQEFYERYGYNEKNVGEEV, from the coding sequence ATGACACAACCGATTCAATTTGAGTTGCTGAGTCGTGATGAACACAGCCTCGCCAGACGCGGACGCCTGAAAACGCCGCATGGCGTCATCGAGACACCCGTGTTCATGCCGGTGGGGACGCAGGCGACGGTCAAGACAATGGCACCGTGGGAACTCGCAGAGATGGGTGCCGGAATCATTCTGTCAAACACGTATCACTTGCACTTGCGCCCTGGTGAAGAGTTGATAGACCGTGCGGGCGGATTGCATGGTTTCATGAATTGGGGCGGTGCAGTCCTTACCGACAGCGGCGGATTTCAAGTATTCAGTTTGGCAGATTTGCGAAAAATTACAGATGAAGGCGTTTCGTTCCGCTCGCATTTGGATGGCAGTTCACATTCTTTCACTCCGGAATCTGTGATGGCCATCGAGAACGCACTCGGCGCAGACATCATTATGGCGTTTGATGAGTGTCCGCCTTATCCAGCGACGCGGGAGTACGTCGAGACGTCCCTTCGCCGGACCCTCGATTGGGCCAAGCGGTGTAAAACCAGTCACCGACGACCAGACGAACAAGGGCTTTTTGGCATTGTCCAAGGCGGCGAGTTCCTCGACCTGCGTAAAGAGGCAGCTTTGCGGCTTGTCGATCTCGATTTTCCCGGTTACGCCATTGGCGGCCTGAGTGTCGGTGAGCCAAAACCTTTGATGTACGACATTCTCGCCTACACCACCCCGTGGCTGCCTGTGGACAAGCCGCGGTATTTGATGGGGGTCGGATCGCCGGATGACCTGTTTGAGGGTGTGGAGCGGGGAGTGGACATGTTTGACTGTGTCCTGCCGACACGCATCGCGAGAAACGGAACGGTACTTACATCAGAGGGCAAGCGAGTGATGAAAAACGCTCAGTACAGTGACGACTTTTTGCCGCTCGACCCGAATTGTGACTGCCGCGTTTGCAAGACCTTCTCACGGGCTTACATCCGACATCTGATTAAAGCGGATGAGGTGCTTGGCATTCGTCTGACGAGTTATCACAACGTGTACTTTATGCTGGACCTCATGAAGAAAATTCGTCAATCGATTGAGGAAAAGAGGTTCCTTGCGTACAAGCAGGAATTTTATGAGCGTTACGGGTATAATGAGAAAAACGTTGGAGAGGAAGTGTAA
- a CDS encoding cation transporter: MEFQGQGERKGRLAAWISLIANIVLMIGKGVIGIWGGSRALVADAIHSAADLVGSVAVMIGLRVAQRPPDAEHPYGHGKAELISSAAVSVLLIGAAFQVGVSGIKALFVPAEQPDVLAAFAAGVAILIKEVLYRYNASLGKRLNSRSLMASAMDHRSDVISSAAALVGICVSIAGKQLHVAWMLYGDAASSALVAVLILKLGIEIAAEATQILMDRTEPKELQPYYQFLEKIYGVKRIDDLRARDHGQYVIVDVEISVDADMTVAQGHDIATDVKDRMIREFPRVADVLVHVNPYFRNQTRRKG, from the coding sequence GTGGAATTTCAGGGCCAAGGAGAGCGAAAGGGAAGACTCGCCGCCTGGATTAGCCTAATTGCAAACATCGTCCTGATGATAGGGAAGGGCGTCATCGGTATCTGGGGAGGCAGTCGGGCTCTGGTGGCGGACGCAATCCATTCGGCTGCCGACTTGGTAGGCTCTGTCGCGGTCATGATAGGTCTTCGGGTTGCGCAACGGCCGCCTGACGCTGAACATCCCTATGGGCATGGTAAAGCGGAACTTATCTCCTCTGCCGCCGTGTCGGTCCTGTTGATAGGGGCTGCGTTTCAGGTGGGGGTAAGCGGGATTAAAGCACTCTTTGTCCCCGCAGAACAACCCGACGTATTAGCGGCGTTCGCTGCGGGTGTGGCGATTCTCATCAAAGAGGTGCTGTACCGATATAATGCAAGTCTTGGCAAGCGTCTGAACAGCCGCAGTCTGATGGCTTCGGCGATGGACCATCGGTCTGACGTGATTTCATCAGCCGCGGCCCTGGTCGGGATTTGTGTGTCAATTGCTGGGAAGCAACTGCATGTGGCGTGGATGTTATATGGCGATGCCGCGTCAAGCGCACTGGTCGCTGTGCTTATTTTGAAATTGGGGATTGAAATTGCAGCTGAGGCTACGCAAATCCTGATGGACAGGACGGAACCGAAGGAACTGCAGCCATACTACCAGTTTCTCGAGAAGATATACGGTGTCAAGCGGATTGATGACCTTCGGGCCAGAGACCACGGCCAGTATGTGATTGTTGATGTGGAGATTAGTGTTGACGCGGATATGACCGTCGCACAGGGACATGACATTGCAACGGACGTTAAAGACCGGATGATTCGGGAATTTCCTCGCGTGGCTGACGTGTTGGTTCACGTCAACCCCTATTTTCGAAACCAGACGCGCCGCAAAGGGTAG
- the secD gene encoding protein translocase subunit SecD, which translates to MKKTKRKWGRFFAFIVFAAIIVGLTAGTSARLWKSIPLGLDLKGGMDLLYEIQATPDHPLTKSGVDAAIQAVETRVNSLGVSSPQIDLEGGKFIRVDLAGSFNQEQYTKVIGTTADLKMYGQATQNKNGTWTPDPKTLLASGKDLKSNSAWTQDPQTGRNVVTLDFKDPALWQKITKQYLQKPVYIFLNGNMLSNPVIQSVMSTGQSEIYGPTLNTPAECIALAKELNAGALPYPLKLVSSMNVGPSLGMSSLKATMLAGGAAIIIIFLFMMSLYRMAGLIADLALVAYLYLVLLTFSGLQVVLTLSGLAALILGVGMAVDANIITYERIKDEVRNGKSLQSSVVAGNKRALRTIIDSNATTFIAGAVMYWFGQGDIRGFAISLMLSIVISLITAVLLSRVLLLLFTKSNLISRPWWFGAGKGVVQK; encoded by the coding sequence TTGAAGAAGACGAAACGGAAGTGGGGCAGGTTTTTCGCCTTCATAGTTTTTGCCGCTATCATTGTCGGACTGACCGCAGGGACATCCGCGCGCCTGTGGAAAAGTATTCCGCTTGGTCTCGATCTCAAAGGCGGCATGGACCTCTTGTATGAGATTCAGGCAACACCGGATCATCCGCTCACCAAGTCCGGTGTCGATGCAGCCATCCAGGCCGTCGAGACGCGCGTCAACTCTTTGGGTGTATCATCACCGCAAATTGACCTGGAGGGTGGAAAGTTCATTCGTGTCGATCTGGCGGGAAGCTTTAACCAGGAACAGTACACTAAGGTCATCGGTACAACGGCAGACCTCAAGATGTACGGACAAGCCACACAAAATAAGAACGGCACGTGGACACCAGACCCGAAGACGTTGCTTGCTTCCGGTAAGGACTTAAAGAGCAATTCTGCATGGACACAAGACCCGCAAACGGGCCGGAATGTTGTGACGCTGGACTTCAAGGATCCTGCCTTGTGGCAAAAAATCACCAAACAATACTTACAGAAACCCGTCTACATCTTTCTCAACGGGAACATGCTGTCGAATCCTGTGATTCAGTCCGTGATGTCAACTGGACAGTCTGAGATTTACGGCCCGACCCTGAACACACCGGCCGAATGCATTGCGCTTGCCAAGGAACTGAACGCAGGGGCACTTCCATACCCGTTAAAATTGGTGAGTTCCATGAATGTGGGGCCGTCACTTGGCATGTCGTCGCTGAAAGCGACGATGTTGGCCGGTGGGGCAGCCATCATCATCATCTTCCTGTTCATGATGAGCCTATATCGCATGGCGGGTCTCATTGCGGACCTGGCGCTTGTCGCCTATCTGTATCTTGTTCTGCTGACATTCTCGGGATTGCAAGTGGTGCTTACCCTGTCGGGACTGGCGGCACTGATTCTTGGTGTGGGCATGGCGGTTGATGCCAACATCATCACGTACGAGCGGATCAAGGACGAGGTGCGAAATGGCAAGAGCCTGCAATCGAGTGTGGTTGCCGGGAACAAACGCGCATTGCGAACCATCATCGACTCAAACGCCACAACCTTTATTGCAGGAGCCGTGATGTATTGGTTCGGGCAGGGCGATATCCGTGGATTCGCCATCTCCCTGATGCTCAGTATCGTCATTAGCCTCATCACTGCGGTTTTGCTCAGCCGTGTCTTGCTGCTCTTGTTCACCAAATCTAACTTGATCAGTCGCCCCTGGTGGTTTGGCGCTGGAAAAGGGGTGGTGCAGAAATGA